The Methanomassiliicoccales archaeon sequence TCTTAAAGATTTCAACTCTCGCCTCGTAGTTAGGCATCGGGATCGTGATAATGCGATCGAAACGGCCTGGTCTTAGGAGTGCTTCATCGAGGATATCTGGTCTGTTCGTAGCTCCAATGATCTTGACGTCCCCAATTGGATTGAAACCATCGAGTTCGGCTAACAGCTGCATCAACGTCCTCTGCACCTCTCTATCTCCAGAGGTAGCAACCTCGAGCCTCTTTGCACCGATAGAATCGAGTTCATCGATGAAAACAATGCTCGGTGCCTTCTCCCTCGCGAGTTCAAATAATTCTCTCACGAGTCTAGCCCCTTCTCCAATATATTTCTGAACGAGTTCCGACCCAACTAGCCTGATAAATGTTGCCTTTGTCTGATGCGCGACGGCTTTCGCCAGAAGCGTCTTACCCGTCCCAGGTGGGCCAACGAGCAAAACTCCCTTCGGCGGTTCGATCCCAACCTTCTTATACAACTCCGGCCTCAAAAGTGGGTCCTCGACCGCCTCTCTCACCTCTCTGATCTGTTCATCTAACCCGCCGATTTCATCGTACGTGATATTTGGTTTTTCGATGATCTCAGCACCTACAACGATTGGATCGAGTGATGGTGGCAGAACGCCCATGACGGCGAGCGTCTGTTTGTTCAATGCAACGCGTGCACCGACCACGAGCTCCTGGACAGGCACATACTCTGATGTACTCACGATAAAATCTGGCCCAGTGGAACTTTTGACGACTACCCTGCCGTCAGAAAGGACATCCTTGATGATGCCGATGATGAGGGGAGGTGATTTGAGCCTCTCCATTTCAGTTCGCATTCTCTTGATCTCTTTTTGGAGTCTGAATAATTCACTTTCAATGTATCGTTTCTCTCCTTCCAGCCTACGAGCCTCTTCCAGCAGCTCGCTGTTGCGGCGCTCTAGTAACTCGATTTTTTCCTTCATCTCGGCGATCAACATATCCGTTTGTTGGTCTCTCAAATATGCCACCTTGTTCTTGCTTTATTAAATAGAGCGAGCTATTTGATTCTTTCGCATCAAATTGCCAATAATGGTGATCGGAATCGGAGAATCCAGCTGAATCTACGCGTCGTCGTAAGCCTTAGAAATGATCAGAAAGTGTAAAACCTCGGGAAGATAAGCACTTCATCGATGGGGTGGGGGCGAATGCCATAGAACGGCATGTATGAGCTCAAAAAATGTGCAAGCAGATCTGTTATTTGCGAACCAGGTATTCTGGTGATGAGGTTGTCGATAATTTAGCGAGTCGAAATCTCATAATTCTTCGATCATGGGAAGGTACCCCCGAGATTTGTTTTTGCTCGGGGGCTCTCACGTGAGATATAAATCTCTTTGTGGATATAGTGAAGGTTGATATCTATGCTCTGCGAACTCTGTGGGAAAGAGACCGCGCGCACGACACGCGTCTTCATCGAAGGGACAACTCTAAACGTTTGCAGAGAGTGCGCAAAATTCGGAGAGGTGCGTAAATCGAGCAAAAAGGAATCGACACCGCCGCAAACGATCATCACGAAGCGCCTCGAAATCAGGGAAAAACGGATGAAACCGAAAGACCTCTATGAGTCTGAGGAAATAACTCTGGAATTGGTACCTGATTACCCTAGAATCATTCGAGAAGCTCGGATGGCGAGGGATTGGAAGCAGGAGACGCTTGCTGCGAAAATCAATGAAAAGGTCAGTGTCATCAACAAGATAGAGCGCGGCGACATGCGCCCAGATGATGCATTGGTAAAGAAGCTTGAAAAGGAATTGGGAATCAAGCTAATGGAAAAAGTCCCCATCATAAAGACTGAAACGAAGACATCATCGAGCAAGGGATTAACGCTAGGGGACATCATTAAACTGAAAAAGGAGTGAATCAAAGAACATCCTGTCTTTCAGCGACTTCCTTCCATGTTTCATCGATTAAGTCATCGATATTAACCCCGACCTCTTTTGCGAATGCGAGGGCCGCCACCTCGACGTCGATAGCGAGCCTCTCCTGGATCTTGTTAATCCTCGCCACAGCTTCTCTCCTTGATATACCAGCAGCGGTGATGCGATTGAGGATCTTTGAGAATAAGGAAGGCTCTTCTTTCACATCTTCTAAGACTTTCTTGCTCGGTTTGAAATTGATCGGGATCTCGACCTTCTTGTAATCAAAAGTTGTCTTGATGAGGCCATCGATCTTCGTGAGCAACCCTTTTTTTAGACCGATCTCCAAGAGTTTTTGGGCCTCCTTCGGTGTGAACCAGCGATAATCCATCGAGACAGAAAAAACCAACTCTTTCTCCGACAGAACGCTCTTCCCCTTTCTCTTGAAGACCAGAGCGAGACAGGTCATTATTTCTTCCATTTAACACCTCTTGGCACTCCTGTTGCGGCCATCTTATGATGGACTATCTAGGGTGGTATGAGATTCCTAAATAATATTAATCGCAGTAGGGTGTCAACTACATCATAGCAATGAAAGATGACACCTATAAATCTCATCCTCGCTCGAAGTCCATCGCAAGTCCAGGGTAAGGCTAACGATGCTGGGCCTCCCCGTTCATATCAATCATTTTGTCCAGAAGAACAATTGCATCCCTGTAGATTGCGGAGACGACCCATCTGTGCCTTTCCACCTTTTCCCTATTAAGGCGTAAGAGACCACTTTTGATGTCGATTTTCTCAAATCCGACAAAGAGCCAACTATCCTTTTGATCAAAATGGAAGTTTCTGACAGTGTAAAGGGGTAGGATGAACAAGGGGCGATCGCCCACCCTTATCTTCTTTTCTAATGGATCAAGTTTCTTTCTGGTAAGATCGTATTCCTTCCGGAGTAATAGTCGTTCCTCGATACTTTCTGCCCTCTCAATGGCCTCTGCGAGCACCTTTATCTGTGCAGCTATTTCTTCTTCAAGGCTCGCTATCGATCTTCTTCCACCAATGATAGCAGAATCGGTGATCCCGACCGCGAATTCTTTGCTTCTCAATTCCCAGCCTGAAACTAGAACTGCAGAATGTGGAGGCCAGCTGAATTCTTTGAACGCGGGCCACGGGATTGTTCTAAGCATGACCTGGCTAGTTCTCTTCTCAAAATCTTTCTTGTAAATCTCTTCGAGCTTCTTGAGCTC is a genomic window containing:
- a CDS encoding proteasome-activating nucleotidase, coding for MRDQQTDMLIAEMKEKIELLERRNSELLEEARRLEGEKRYIESELFRLQKEIKRMRTEMERLKSPPLIIGIIKDVLSDGRVVVKSSTGPDFIVSTSEYVPVQELVVGARVALNKQTLAVMGVLPPSLDPIVVGAEIIEKPNITYDEIGGLDEQIREVREAVEDPLLRPELYKKVGIEPPKGVLLVGPPGTGKTLLAKAVAHQTKATFIRLVGSELVQKYIGEGARLVRELFELAREKAPSIVFIDELDSIGAKRLEVATSGDREVQRTLMQLLAELDGFNPIGDVKIIGATNRPDILDEALLRPGRFDRIITIPMPNYEARVEIFKIHTKRMNLDKSVNLALIAAKCESATGADIKAICTEAGMFAIRDNRDYVTMIDFERAVAKVMEAEETKCVEPGVMFA
- a CDS encoding multiprotein bridging factor aMBF1, translating into MLCELCGKETARTTRVFIEGTTLNVCRECAKFGEVRKSSKKESTPPQTIITKRLEIREKRMKPKDLYESEEITLELVPDYPRIIREARMARDWKQETLAAKINEKVSVINKIERGDMRPDDALVKKLEKELGIKLMEKVPIIKTETKTSSSKGLTLGDIIKLKKE
- a CDS encoding DUF2240 family protein translates to MEEIMTCLALVFKRKGKSVLSEKELVFSVSMDYRWFTPKEAQKLLEIGLKKGLLTKIDGLIKTTFDYKKVEIPINFKPSKKVLEDVKEEPSLFSKILNRITAAGISRREAVARINKIQERLAIDVEVAALAFAKEVGVNIDDLIDETWKEVAERQDVL